Genomic window (Spirosoma sp. KCTC 42546):
CCGACAGCTCGTCTGGTTTCGGCTTATGTTTGTATTGAGAGCAACCGATTGGCCGTATACTTATCGTGTGCAGCCTCTAACCACTCGTTCGCTAGTTCACGCGTTCACCCACTAAAACATGCCAGTTCTACAGCCGATTGTCAACATTGCTGAATTACTCTATCAAAAAGGAATTACCGATGTGATCGTGTCGCCGGGTTCCCGCTCAGCTCCCCTAACGCTGGCAGTAGCCCGCCACCCTCACCTACGGGTGCGTGTACTGGCCGACGAACGATCGGCAGGGTTTGTAGCCCTAGGGATTGCTCAACAAACACAAAATCCAGTCGTATTGATCTGTACGTCGGGTAGTGCAGTTTATAACCTGGCTCCGGCGGTTGCTGAAGCCTATTTTCAACAGGTTCCGCTCCTACTCCTGACAGCCGACCGTCCCCATGAATGGTTACACCAACAGGATGGACAAACAATGGATCAGGTGAATGTATTTGGCAACCAGGTAAAACGTAGTTACGACCTCCCCGCCGATTATACCCACCCCGATACACGCTGGTTCATCGAACGATCGGTGAACGAAGCCGTTTCCTTAAGCCGCCTGTACCCGGTAGGACCAGTACATATTAACGTTCCACTGCGCGAACCATTTTACCCCACTCCCCAGGAATCGTTCCAGACAGACAGGGTACGGGTTATTCATACCCTACCTGCCAATCCGACCCTCTCGGCCGAAACCTGGCATACCTTGATGGCCGACTGGGAAAACAGTGAGCGCAAACTCATTGCGGTTGGACAGATCCCCCGAAATAGATCACTCCTGGACATCCTCTCTAAAATCAGTGATGAACTGGGAATTCCCATTATTGGCGAAATTGTCAGTAATCTTCCCAGCAATGAACGATTCATTACCCATACCGATACGTTCCTATCGGGTATCCCAGAAGAACAGGCTGATGCACTCCGGCCCGATTTGCTGATCACCTTAGGAAATTCGTTCCTGACCCGGAACCTGAAAACATTCTTTCGTCAGTCACTGGGTGGACTGACACACCCTCATCGTCACTGGCACATTCAGCCCGCAGTGGATCGCATCCAGGATTCGTTCCAGAGCTTAACAACGCTCATTCCCTCCGACCCACTGATATTCCTGGAAAAACTATTCGCAGATATCGACTATCAGCAATTTTTACAGGGAGATGATGACGATGACTCCCACGAGTTCTTAAATCGCTGGCTGCAAGCAGACCGAAAGGCAGCTCGTCTGATCAATCAAACACTGGCAAAGGCAGAGAGTGCACTTACCGACTGGTCGGCGGTTCAACTCGTTTTAGAACAAATTCCCGAGCAGTCGATCCTCCACCTGGCTAACAGTATGCCAGTACGCTATGCTAACCTCTGCGGACTATCCGAACAACAGGCCGTCAGCGTGTCGGCTAATCGGGGGGTTAGCGGGATCGATGGCTGTTTAAGTACAGCGGTTGGTGCTGCGCTTGCTACCGATCAGATCGTAACGGTTATCATTGGAGATGTTGCTTTTTTTTACGACCGCAATGCTCTCTGGTCAGCACCGGTACCACCTAACCTTCGCATTATTTTACTTAATAATGATGGGGGACACATCTTCCGGATGATTGACGGACCCAGTCGGCAACCTGAACTGGAAACCTATTTCGAAACACCCCATGGCTATACCGCCCGGAATACTGCCGAGGATGCCAAGATTCAGTATCAACTCTGTGCAACTCCGGTAACCCTCCAGTCCCTCCTCCCCGACTTTTTCCGGCCGGGCAAGCAAGCGAAACTACTCGAGATTTCGACGGATAAACACGTAAATCAGCAACAGTTCCTGGCCTATAAAAAAAGGCTTAGTACACTATGGGATCGCAACTAAACCTGTAGTTATAGTTGCGATCCAACCAATTTTGGGTGATGGGTTAATACGCTCCGTTCCCTGTGGCAGATAGCAGGGTTCAACCCTGATAGTACGCTTAGTGTAACCGATAATTTATCCCGACGCTACATTGCCAGCGATTGAAATCAGCAGGTGGTAAAAATCCAGATGAAGAAACCAATGAATTACTCAACCAACTCCGACCACCCATCACTTCGATAGCCCACCGCTTGCCTACTCGATACTGTATGCCTAATCCCGCATCGGTTTGCCAGGTGCTAGAGATCGTGCCGGGAGAAAAGGGGGCATCAGGGGTAAGATGAAAGGCACTTTGGCCATATTCGGTTCCTATATGAGCGAAAACAGCCACCCGTTTTCCCCGCACAAAGTAATAGCGGGTCGAAAGCCCCCCCGCCAGTAATCGATAATCAGGCTTATTGCCAGATTGATGATAGATCGTACTGGTGAGGAAGCGTCCTTCAGCCGCAATTGACCAGCCATTGGCGATAAAATACTGGATACGAGGTGAGACAAAATTTGTTGTTGGATAAGTGCCCCGGTAGCCCTGCCCCACACTTACCCCTAGGCTAATGTGCCCCTTTCCGAGTAAATCCTGCTGCTTGTCGTTGCTCAAGGTTTGGGCTTTCCCCACCAGAGGCATTGTTAGAAAAAATAGTACTAAACACCGTCTCATTGTCTACACAGTTTGTTTGCTGTAGAGACGCGTTTAAAGCTTGTGTGGTTGTAAGCTAATAAAATCCTTAAGCTTTCTTAACAGCTACCAGCTAAGATAAAGCTCCTGTACAGGGGATTTATGGTAGGTGGTGATGAGCTAATCGAGACGTTACTCCCACAATTGATTCGCAGCGGTCAGAATGATCGGTTGCTGATCGGTAACGATGATCGTCTGTTCATGCTGCACGGCAAAACTGTCCTTCGCAATTAAGGTCCAACCATCCCCCTTTTCATGCGCATAGGTGGCTTTGGTGGATAAAAACGTTTCGATTGCTACAACCGAATGCTTTCGAAACCGGGTTTTATTAGACCGATCATAATAACATAGAATCTCAAGTGGCTCTTCATGCAGGCTCCGGCCTATGCCGTGCCCAGCCAGATTCCTGATGACCCGATACCCACTTCGCCTGGCTTCCGTTTCAATTAAGCGCCCAATCTCAGCAAGTAGTACCCCTCCTCGGATGCGGCTAATGGCTTTGGCCAGGATTCGCTTGGAGGCTTCTACTAACGCACCATGCTGATGAATATCCTGCCCCAACACGAACGATCCACCATTATCAGACCAATAGCCATTCAGTTCGGCAGATACATCAATATTGACTAAGTCCCCTTCCTGGAGAAGCCGGTTCGCAGCGGGAATGCCGTGACAGACCTCCTCGTTTAAACTGATACAGGTCCAGCCGGGAAAGCCATAGGTGAGCTTAGGGGCCGATCGGGCACCCTGTCCTTCCAGCAGTTGTCGCCCATATTGATCCAACTCAAGCGTCGACATCCCTGGTCGGGCATATTGTTGCATATGTTTCAGGGTTGAGCCAACTAGTTGGCTAATCTGCTGCATACCCCTCAGGTCCTCTTCAGATTTCAATGACATTACTTTGTGGTTCTGGTTGTGTAGACTAACTAAATAGAAAACTGCATTTCCAGGGGAAAGTAAACTCTGCTGATTCAACTCTATTCCTGCAATGAGTGATCTGGCTTGTTTAGGTTGGTAAAGTACCATCATTTTTGATGTAACCTGTCAATTTTACTGAATTCTTCGCCGGTAATTACTTATAGCCTGAGTAAAATAGGGTAGTATCGCAAAAAACTAGTTGACTTAATCTCCTGTAAAAAGCCTATCTAATGGAGTGAAGGCACTTTAAGCCCAACCAACGGCGACAATAGTCTAGCAAGCCTATACTTGGGATTTTACAATACTTTTGGTTACTGAATTTTTATTTTTGTTTAAATTTTTTTAACCATTTTAAAATATATATAAACTAAATTACTACCTTTCTGTTATTAACTTATATTTCATAATCTATACCATTATGTCCAAAACAGTACTTCTTAGTCTAATATGTATTGCAGTATTAGCTTTTCAGCGAATTAGTTTTGCTCAAGCGCCCAATATGGGAACATCTGCCAGTTACGCGTTATTTACCGTAGCCGGAGCATTTACCAATACAGGCGCGTCAATCGTGCGGGGAGATATCGGGACCAACGTCGGGGCTTTAACTGGGTTTCCACCAGGAACAGTTACGGGTCAGACCAACGTAGCCAATGCTACGTCAGCCCAGGTAGCTACTGATGTTTCCAGCGCTTATACGGCCCTGACCAATGTAGCCTGCGCGTCGGCCGTTAGCCCTAGCCTGGGCGGGCTGACCCTTACGCCCGGCGTGTATTGCCAGAGTGGACCTGCCGGCGCGTCAACCCTGGCGGGAAATCTGACCCTGGATGCGCAGGGCAATGCCAACGCAGTGTTTATCATTAAGTTAACTGGAGCGTTAAGCACCGCAACGGGCTCAGGAATCCTGCTCACCAATGGAGCCTCATTTGCCAATGTGTATTTTCAAGTCGATGGAGCAGTCAATCTTGGCCTTAATTCGTTGTTTAGAGGGACGATCCTGGCAAATGGAGCCATTAGCTTACTGGCCGGGGCTGCCCTGGAAGGTAGAGGACTTTCCATTGCCGGAGCCATTAATCTAAATACGAACCGCGTGTCTAATTCACCGGCCTTTGCCCTGCCTGTTGCTCTGGTCTCTTTCACGGCAACTACTCAGGCGAATCATACGGTTGATCTAAGCTGGATAACATCGCTTGAAACCAACAACAGGGGGTTTCAACTGGAGCGCAGTAAGGATCTGACACTGTTCGAGACAATTGGCGAAATCAGCGTTGAATCCGCCAATAGCAACTCCCTGAAGACCTACCATTTCCTGGATCAGGCTCCCTACCAGGGAACGAGCTATTACCGGTTACGGCAAACCGATTTGAGCGGTAAAGTCACGCTCTACCCCGCCATTTCGGTGATCCTTCGCGAGGAGGCCTATGGGGCATTTCCCAATCCAATTGTGAGTGATGGCCGCTTTACGCTTCGATTGGATGAGCCCGAAACCGCCCTGGTTAGCTTCTATGGGCTGGATGGTCGTTTGCAGCCCGTTTTAAAAACGGGCACTCAGGGAGGAAATCTGTTACTGAAGGCGTCGGATAAGCTCTCCAGTGGCGTGTACATTCTGAAAGTCGAAGAACGGGGCCAGACCCGCCAGCATCGGATCGTTGTCCAATAAATTCGTTTGGATGCTGAATCAGGCATCAAATTCACCGTTAATTTTCCTGACAGATGAAATTAAAATCTAAAACTATATCGACTGGTCCGGCTAAAAAGGCCTACCAAACACCCAAACTTACGGGACTGGGTAACGTAAAAAAACTCACCCTGAAAACGGGCTCAAACGTGGATGGATTTGGCGGCACGTTCGTTTAAGAAACTTCCTTTCGTTTGCAATTGGTTGTGTATCAAAACACCAGGCCCTTTGGTCTGGTGTTTTTTCGGTATGTAAGGCTATGGCGTGCCGTTAGATTCCAATCACATCGTTCTCGTTACAATCAATAGTCTATTATCAACGGGAGATATGCCCAGGCGGAATCTCTTCCATGGCTTTTGTCCAGCTTGAGGTAATTTTACTATCTAATGTACGACTATACATACTGGCGGCATAAGTCGCTGTAAGTCTCGTTCGAACCGGACGGTTTACGACATACTCAACCCAGCCCCCATTGTATCTGAGCACTAAAAAGAGCTCTTTCTGGTAGGATCGCCAGATGGCCCCCTGCCCATCCACAAGGCCCCAGACTGATTTTTTAGCAATCAATTTCCGCTTTATCTGCGCATACTGAACTACTAAATACTTACTCAACACACCCCTCGATTCAATGGAAGTAATTTGATTCGTGGTATGGGATGTATCCTGTTGCTTATTGATATCCTGGCTATGGTAGAGGAGTCTCCATTGGGCACTCACTGGCTTACCAGACAAGCAAGCCAGTACTAAAAATAAGTACACTCGTGCATTCATGGTATAACTGATTAACACCAGAAAAATAGCGCAATTACAGAAAGGCCAAGAAGTTGCTTAAATTATAATTCCATTAACTTTATTTGACTTACATCACAGATTAATCACTTCTAGTTTCATATACTTGCATCGATAAAGGCGCAAACTGACATAGGCTATCATTGGTATAGCTCAACAGTGACCTATGACTCCGTTACATCAACTGATTTCCCTAGTTATACGTATCGAAATGCCACGTTAAAGCTTGGTTTTAACATTTTCGTTGGCAACTAAGTAAGCTGACACACAACCTGGAAAATTTCTACAGACGCACTTTAACATCCGTTACATCGAACGGAAGTGGGCTCAGGTTCATATACTCCATACCAGGAAATGTGAGAAGGTATCCACTTACTGTAACGTTCAACCTGTCTTTTGCAAAGGCCACTGGCAAATTACAACTACTAAGCGGTGCTGACGTCCCCGCTCGACTAATCTGGAAGCTAATGACAGGTGTGTTTGGTGACGTAACGGCAATTATCGTGGCCGGAACATGGTTGATAAATTGAGTGGTGCGTGTCAGTGTTCTACCAGCATATGTACAGGACGACACCGAAGGATCAACTTTATTTCTGTCGCAACTGATACTAACACTTAGTACTAGAAGCAGACTCAGGCTGTATTTCATAACTGGTTCATCTTTGAGGTAGACCCTGTCCATTGATGTCCAGTCACTAACGGTCGGGGAAGGGAACCGTGATGGTGTCCGTTTCGATTTCATTACTGCTGGTTAAGGCCCGATCCCGAAGTTGAATTCGGTACTTTATCAGGTAGTTTCTGTAGCTGTTGGTGTATTGATAGGTTTGCCTAAAGTCAATAGTCCCCTCAATGGGTTCCTTCTTTCCTTCGCGGCCCAGCTGAGGAAAAAATAAGGCATTATCCTCTCTACTGGGGAGCTCTTTAAACTGATTATCTTCGAGTCTAAATGTCTTAATCCTGTAACTCCCCCAGCCCCCTGCTTGCAGGTAACGAGCCGTATCAGCAGCACTAATTGGAAGGTTGTCGCCCAGGTCTCCGTCCCCATCCTTGAAGCCTATCGTGATCACCAGAGAGTCTCGCTTCTGTTGCCCTACACCTGCCCCTGTCCCAAGCGAGTACCGACTAATCCCTTTAAATTCAATTTGTGGCGTGGTTGAATAGCTGGGCTCATTGACACAATTTGAAGCACCCAGACTTACGAATAGAATAACCCCGTAGCAGATTACAATCAAGCTTGGTATGCGTACATTTTTCATCTGGTAAACGTTAGTTTTCAGTTAAAAATGATCAACTCTGCATAAGGACTCAATCTAGTTAAAAAGGTTGTAAAATGTACCCTTAGCAACTAAAAAACCTAGTGTTCGTATAGATATAGTTAACGAAAAACTGGAACTTGTCTAAACGTACCCTCTCCATCTCTCATCCTAATGGCTTCTTCAGTTACTACCCAGCAACGATCTAAAAAATTATTGGAGTACCATAAGATATTATGTTACCAATTAAAGAAAATTAAAAACAATTAAAAAATTATTATTATACTTAAGCCTAAATTAGAATACTTTTAGTTTTCCACCCCTATCAATCATACCTACAATGAAACAATTAAACGCAGCCCAGGTACAACACAAGTTTGATCCTCAACAGATTATGTATTTAGTCGGGGATGTGAATTACTGTACGATCTACCTCCTGAATGGAAAGGCGATCTTATCGAGCAGAACCTTAAAATGGTATAGTGATCGCTGGCCCCAGTTTATTCGGAATCACAAGGCCCATTTAATTAATCCACAGCATGTTCATAGCTGTATTGTGCTTTCCTCCATCGATGCCCACTTAATTATGCGAAATGGCGCTCGCCTTCAAATTAGCCGACGGCGGATATACGGAGTTACCAAGCAGCTAGGTCTTGAGCTACCCAAGAAATGCTGTACGAGTACACACCTGCTTAAACCAGAATGGAATTCCTTTGTACCAGCGCATATCAAGGTTGCCTAACCTGATATCCAGAAGAATAGACGATGTGAATTCGGGTTTGTACATAGCTAGTGTAGCCTTTACAACCCGAATTCACATTGATTAACTTGTTGAGTGCCCCATAGCGCTCAGTTAAAAACGTAATCGGTTACGCTGCTTTTGACGCTGTCAGGCAAATTGGTTTATTCAACGTTACACACCGTATAGCCGATGCAAATAGGCAGTTTTTACGGGCCTGAATGAGTAGAGTCTTGTAAATCCTACGTAGTTTTGACCATAATCTGGCTGAATAAACCATGCAAATTCCTCCCCCTCCCCCAGAGGAAACCAACCGAATAGATGCCCTTCGAAGTTACGAGATTCTTGATTCATTACCCGAACCGGATTATGACGAACTAACTACGCTTGCTTCCGAAATTTGCCAAACGCCCATTTCATTAATCAGCCTGATTGATGACGATCGGCAGTGGTTTAAATCCAATCTTGGCCTTACGGTACGCGAAACACCACGAGAATTTGCGTTTTGTGCGCATGGAATTCTCAATCCAACGGAACTGTTAATTGTTCCTGATTCTCGGAAAGATGCGCGTTTTATGGGCAATCCTTTAGTAACGGGCGATCCCCATGTGATTTTTTATGCGGGCGTTCCTCTGATAAACGAGGATGGTTATGCGCTGGGCTCTTTGTGTGTGATTGATCATACGCCTAAGCAGTTAACGGAAAACCAGTTAAGCTCGTTAAAAATTCTGGCCAAACAGGTTGTCAACTTACTGGAGCTCAGAAGAACCAATAAAGCTTTGACAACTCTTAAAAGATTGTTAGAACAACGAAATACTGAGTTAGAGCAGATAGCGGCTATTGCCAGGGATGAGGTCAGACCGCAGGTTCTTCAACTCCATGAAACGATTCTTCACCTGATAACGGAGTCGATCAACCCAAACCCCGACACAATCAGGCCACTACTCAAGGATACCATCAAAACGGTGCGTGCCATAGAGGACGGTTTAAATCGAATGCAGCAACTGGATTAAATGGATACAAAATGGGTGGGACTAGTAGTACTCTGGCCAACTAGATTCTGTTGACGCCCCCCGTTATGCATGCGTAAAAGAGTAGCTATATTGCTTACCAAGCTCCCCGTACCAATGCCATACCGCTATTCAATCCTTCTTGTGGACGACGATCCGCATCTGATTGAGTTGTTAAATCATGCCGCACAGCAGGTTTTTCCCGAAGCCTCGTTTTTTCAGGTAACCAGCGCTGCTGAAGCCATCGCCTATATTGAAACCCTGGAAGGGTACGGACCACGATTGGTTTTACTAGACCTTAACTTAAGTTCCGCAGATAACGGCCTACACTTTTTATCATTTTTACGAGCGAATGAAAACACACGTTTTCTGCCCGTTGTTATCCTCACCGTCAGCAACTTATATGGTGACATTGAAAACTCATATGCATTAGGCGTTTCTGCCTTTACCATCAAACCTACGCGCCTGGATGAATGGGTCGACTATGTAAGAAATTTGCGAAATTATTGGTTTGATACGGTTACTCTACCCGCAATTGTCTTTAACAAAAATCGGCGTTAAGAACAGGCCTGTTATAAACTACTGATGAGATACCACTATCCATCCATACAGTCATTATCAGACAAATTTATTAATATTTGATTAATTCATTACCTCAAAAGCTAACCGATTTGGCTTGATTCGAGTTATATGGTAACTCACGTTTAATCAAGACTCAAAATGGCTCAAATCTCCCCCTTTTATACCCTTCAGCAATTAGTTTATCACACCAATGACAACTGCCCTCAGGGGCTACGCATTCCTGCTATCGACCAGCGGCTTGGTAGGGGCGGAAAAGTAGACTGTTTGTGCTGTCGGTATTTGAATAAAATGCAGACCAAAAAAACCGCCGGCTCGCGTATGCTGAGACGGCTTGTTTCTGCCGCTGCGCCTATGGCCTAATGTTGTGCAGCAACCACTTCCAAACAAGCCAAACGCCTGACTAACTTCTTAGTCAGGCGTTTGGCTTTACTATGCGTCCGTTTATAATAAACCCGCTGTAACACTTACCCGGAATGCTATAATACAGGCGTCCCACCGAAAAGCTCCGGTTCTCTTTGCTACGATCAATATCCTGATTTCCCTTTCGCTGCGCCAGATTGCTGTCAGGGAATACGACCTGGATGACCCTGATCAGAGAGTTGTACAACCAATTTACCAGCTGTTTCATTTTATTAGCCTATTTCTCGTTATGCTGAAATTAGTTGATTGAATCGCTAAATTTGGTGTATAAAATTAAATTATTTCTGGAAATTCTACTAACTTAATTCTTGCCTGCTAGTTATGTCGTAATATGATCCTCTTTACTAATTGTTGTGACAAACAAGATGACCATTACTCCATTTGAAACCAATCTCTATCAGCACCTTGCTCCGTTTTTCGCCGAGCACGGATTTACCTTGCTGCCAGAAAAAAAACAGTTTCGGCGCATCAATACCAGCGGGTTTCAGAATATTATTCTATCCTCTGTTTTTTGTGTGGATGATACTATGCTGGATGTTAATTTTGGGGCCAGGAACGACCAGATTGAACAAATTGCCCAGCAATTTCTGAACAATCAACCTGACTTCCGGCTCGACGCCAATACGTTTCTCCTGTCGGTTGCCCGATTTAGCGGCTTTCAGTCTTCCCGGTATAAGATTCATTCGGGAGAAGCTCTTTCGGACGTTTGTGAGAAAATCGAATTATTTTTCAACAAACAGGGATTCGATTTTCTCGATTCAGCCTCTATCCTATCCACCCTCGATCTACTGCTGAACGAAAGCCCTAATCAGCCGTGTCAATTCGTTTATAACCAAACCCATCGCTGTTACAAAGGCCTGATTGCCGCCCGGCTAAATCACAATCCCCACTTCGAAGGGTTAGTAGATAGTTACCGCCATTTGCTGATTCGTCTGACCCAAAACCCGTACGAGCAGTTGCATTTCGAGCGGCTGATTGCGTATCTGCAACACTACTCTGCTAATTAGGTATTGGTCATTGCGTCAGTAGTCGATTAAACCATCAGATTAAGAACCAGTAACTAATAACCTGTCTACTAGTTGTTCACAAATTGGGCAATTGTCTCAACCAGCCCAGGCGTAAGTGGCAATTCAGGATTATTGTAGGTTTTAATATTTTCAGCCCGATCCAGGGGCGCATTTTTGAAAATGTGATTCATCCGATTAATCAGCGCCAGTGTCGCATCTGGCCGGGCTGCTTTCAATAGTTCAGCTTCGCTGGTAGCTACCTGAATATCATTCTTCCCATTAATC
Coding sequences:
- the menD gene encoding 2-succinyl-5-enolpyruvyl-6-hydroxy-3-cyclohexene-1-carboxylic-acid synthase, translated to MPVLQPIVNIAELLYQKGITDVIVSPGSRSAPLTLAVARHPHLRVRVLADERSAGFVALGIAQQTQNPVVLICTSGSAVYNLAPAVAEAYFQQVPLLLLTADRPHEWLHQQDGQTMDQVNVFGNQVKRSYDLPADYTHPDTRWFIERSVNEAVSLSRLYPVGPVHINVPLREPFYPTPQESFQTDRVRVIHTLPANPTLSAETWHTLMADWENSERKLIAVGQIPRNRSLLDILSKISDELGIPIIGEIVSNLPSNERFITHTDTFLSGIPEEQADALRPDLLITLGNSFLTRNLKTFFRQSLGGLTHPHRHWHIQPAVDRIQDSFQSLTTLIPSDPLIFLEKLFADIDYQQFLQGDDDDDSHEFLNRWLQADRKAARLINQTLAKAESALTDWSAVQLVLEQIPEQSILHLANSMPVRYANLCGLSEQQAVSVSANRGVSGIDGCLSTAVGAALATDQIVTVIIGDVAFFYDRNALWSAPVPPNLRIILLNNDGGHIFRMIDGPSRQPELETYFETPHGYTARNTAEDAKIQYQLCATPVTLQSLLPDFFRPGKQAKLLEISTDKHVNQQQFLAYKKRLSTLWDRN
- a CDS encoding outer membrane beta-barrel protein, yielding MRRCLVLFFLTMPLVGKAQTLSNDKQQDLLGKGHISLGVSVGQGYRGTYPTTNFVSPRIQYFIANGWSIAAEGRFLTSTIYHQSGNKPDYRLLAGGLSTRYYFVRGKRVAVFAHIGTEYGQSAFHLTPDAPFSPGTISSTWQTDAGLGIQYRVGKRWAIEVMGGRSWLSNSLVSSSGFLPPADFNRWQCSVGINYRLH
- the map gene encoding type I methionyl aminopeptidase, which gives rise to MSLKSEEDLRGMQQISQLVGSTLKHMQQYARPGMSTLELDQYGRQLLEGQGARSAPKLTYGFPGWTCISLNEEVCHGIPAANRLLQEGDLVNIDVSAELNGYWSDNGGSFVLGQDIHQHGALVEASKRILAKAISRIRGGVLLAEIGRLIETEARRSGYRVIRNLAGHGIGRSLHEEPLEILCYYDRSNKTRFRKHSVVAIETFLSTKATYAHEKGDGWTLIAKDSFAVQHEQTIIVTDQQPIILTAANQLWE
- a CDS encoding ice-binding family protein → MGTSASYALFTVAGAFTNTGASIVRGDIGTNVGALTGFPPGTVTGQTNVANATSAQVATDVSSAYTALTNVACASAVSPSLGGLTLTPGVYCQSGPAGASTLAGNLTLDAQGNANAVFIIKLTGALSTATGSGILLTNGASFANVYFQVDGAVNLGLNSLFRGTILANGAISLLAGAALEGRGLSIAGAINLNTNRVSNSPAFALPVALVSFTATTQANHTVDLSWITSLETNNRGFQLERSKDLTLFETIGEISVESANSNSLKTYHFLDQAPYQGTSYYRLRQTDLSGKVTLYPAISVILREEAYGAFPNPIVSDGRFTLRLDEPETALVSFYGLDGRLQPVLKTGTQGGNLLLKASDKLSSGVYILKVEERGQTRQHRIVVQ
- a CDS encoding lasso RiPP family leader peptide-containing protein codes for the protein MKLKSKTISTGPAKKAYQTPKLTGLGNVKKLTLKTGSNVDGFGGTFV
- a CDS encoding LytTR family DNA-binding domain-containing protein; its protein translation is MKQLNAAQVQHKFDPQQIMYLVGDVNYCTIYLLNGKAILSSRTLKWYSDRWPQFIRNHKAHLINPQHVHSCIVLSSIDAHLIMRNGARLQISRRRIYGVTKQLGLELPKKCCTSTHLLKPEWNSFVPAHIKVA
- a CDS encoding GAF domain-containing protein; translated protein: MQIPPPPPEETNRIDALRSYEILDSLPEPDYDELTTLASEICQTPISLISLIDDDRQWFKSNLGLTVRETPREFAFCAHGILNPTELLIVPDSRKDARFMGNPLVTGDPHVIFYAGVPLINEDGYALGSLCVIDHTPKQLTENQLSSLKILAKQVVNLLELRRTNKALTTLKRLLEQRNTELEQIAAIARDEVRPQVLQLHETILHLITESINPNPDTIRPLLKDTIKTVRAIEDGLNRMQQLD
- a CDS encoding response regulator, whose translation is MPYRYSILLVDDDPHLIELLNHAAQQVFPEASFFQVTSAAEAIAYIETLEGYGPRLVLLDLNLSSADNGLHFLSFLRANENTRFLPVVILTVSNLYGDIENSYALGVSAFTIKPTRLDEWVDYVRNLRNYWFDTVTLPAIVFNKNRR